One Pyrus communis chromosome 13, drPyrComm1.1, whole genome shotgun sequence genomic window carries:
- the LOC137711899 gene encoding UPF0481 protein At3g47200-like, whose product MGEVRNGSREERFKKVREAPETPKHSSQPKIQKVPFMLRNPKTIQKFYEPRAVALGPFHHGNPRCELAEDFKLMLTKRFLKDTSQTVEALHQKVEEKIKELKDCYTEEATQRYDEETLAWMLFLDGCATLQFIQSFVDEKLEELSIKRDQIAFAQQDLFLLENQVPYQVLELLMNSSNKCGELKSSIETYVQANIGAPRKKQSKKPEQREPNVAITMEKEPAHLEKEPAHLLDLLRTRMLGTKKIPDNQDKDPPKNPDKRPKDHSVQSFRNVQELDAAGIHVTRSNSNYLGDISFVSHCFAGFLSLPAISVDDSTGPKFMNLIAYEMCHDFQNDFAVTSYISFLDALIDHADDVKKLRSADVLYNLLGSDKEVAKLFNKIGTDLVPNTDIYHDVKAEIEEHYKTKWKTWMSQFCHDHFSSPWTFLAFVGVLAALGLTGIQTWFAVYSPPSPCDVVCQNLKMRWKLK is encoded by the coding sequence ATGGGGGAGGTTAGGAACGGTTCCAGGGAGGAAAGATTCAAAAAAGTTAGGGAAGCACCAGAAACTCCGAAACATAGCTCACAACCAAAGATCCAAAAGGTTCCCTTCATGCTCCGCAATCCCAAAACTATCCAGAAGTTTTACGAGCCGAGGGCCGTAGCATTAGGCCCTTTCCATCATGGCAATCCAAGGTGCGAGCTGGCAGAGGACTTCAAGCTTATGTTGACAAAAAGATTTCTTAAGGACACTAGCCAAACAGTTGAAGCTCTGCATCAGAAGGTTGAGGAGAAGATCAAAGAACTAAAGGACTGTTACACTGAGGAAGCGACACAGCGCTATGATGAGGAGACCCTCGCTTGGATGTTGTTCTTAGATGGGTGTGCAACCTTACAATTCATACAGTCCTTTGTGGATGAAAAGTTGGAAGAATTGTCGATCAAAAGGGACCAGATAGCCTTTGCACAACAGGACTTGTTCTTGCTAGAGAACCAAGTCCCTTATCAAGTCCTCGAGTTGTTGATGAACTCAAGCAACAAATGCGGGGAGTTGAAGTCGTCGATCGAGACTTACGTTCAGGCGAACATTGGTGCACCTCGAAAGAAGCAATCAAAAAAGCCGGAACAGAGGGAACCAAACGTAGCAATAACCATGGAAAAAGAGCCCGCTCATCTGGAAAAAGAGCCCGCTCATCTTCTTGACCTTCTCCGAACAAGAATGCTAGGTACAAAAAAAATTCCCGATAATCAAGATAAAGATCCACCAAAAAATCCTGATAAGCGACCTAAAGACCACTCTGTACAATCTTTTCGCAATGTACAAGAGCTTGATGCAGCCGGGATCCATGTTACGCGTAGTAACAGTAACTATTTGGGGGACATATCTTTTGTTTCTCATTGCTTTGCAGGATTCCTTAGTCTTCCTGCAATATCGGTAGATGACTCAACAGGGCCTAAGTTCATGAATCTGATAGCATATGAAATGTGTCATGATTTCCAGAATGATTTTGCGGTCACCTCTTACATCAGCTTCCTTGATGCACTCATTGATCATGCAGATGATGTTAAGAAGCTAAGGTCAGCTGATGTACTTTACAACTTACTGGGGAGTGATAAGGAGGTGGCTAAGCTCTTTAATAAGATTGGCACTGACTTGGTCCCTAACACTGACATATACCACGATGTCAAAGCCGAAATAGAAGAACACTACAAAACCAAGTGGAAGACCTGGATGTCTCAATTCTGTCACGATCATTTCAGTAGCCCCTGGACTTTCCTGGCTTTCGTGGGTGTTCTAGCAGCACTTGGGTTAACCGGCATCCAGACTTGGTTTGCAGTCTATTCTCCACCGTCTCCCTGTGATGTCGTATGCCAGAACTTGAAAATGCGGTGGAAACTTAAGTGA
- the LOC137712177 gene encoding uncharacterized protein: MWELDQEKEELFNQSEGMFNLQVAKNEREEDEERRRRDDEARMGRASRSRQVIQAVAQIYRPSRSGNLDRSRQQQGTELLDDYFVRNSTFPDTYFRRRFRMERHLFNKIMFAVCNHDSYFVQKKDVFGAMGLLPQPKITAALRMLAYGASADQVVEITRMRKSTILESLMRFCGAIEFIYTVEYLRKHTNMDLQRLLKKAEMHGFRELKMTSTSLPNP, translated from the exons atgtgggaactcgatcaggaaaaggaagaattgtttaaccaatcagaaggaatgttTAATCTCCAGGTGgcaaaaaatgagagggaagaggatgaagagcgtagaaggagagatgacgaagcaagaatgggcagagcctcacgTTCCCGTCAagtcatccaagctgtggcTCAGATCtacaggcccagccgttccggaaaccttgatagaagcaggcaacaaCAAGGTacggaactcttggatgattattttgttcgtAATAGtacattccctgatacgtactttagacgtcgttttagaatggaacgacatttgttcaacaaaatcatgtttgctgtttgcaaccatgattcttactttgtgcaaaagaaggatgtttttggtgctatgggtctcctTCCTCAGccaaaaattactgctgccttacggatgcttgcatatggagcatctgcagaccaagtggttgagataacgaggatgaggaaatcaaccattcttgagtccctgatgaggttttgcggagcaattgAATTTATCTACACCGTAGAGTACCTCCGGAAAcatacaaacatggacttgcaaaggcttctgaagaaggccgagatgcatg GGTTCCGGGAGCTTAAAATGACCTCAACGTCCTTACCCAATCCctag